A stretch of Aedes aegypti strain LVP_AGWG chromosome 2, AaegL5.0 Primary Assembly, whole genome shotgun sequence DNA encodes these proteins:
- the LOC5568938 gene encoding uncharacterized protein LOC5568938 encodes MVNPLTPPVLREPVYWHFGDQTLNREARDARLDRRDRLSGLRWVWACNGAVPENGIPAGGSGSRRYYIGRAHYEGSVTPGRVDLKRKACSIAWGGDEHLRNVYEVLCTPGHFVRITEENTESLLLASTAGMSEEGEPLFIGRVEHKGEMIYGKVQRSHGVCYIAYEGKELAFKSYELFVANVPMRLDSSYWLPNLKSDIPEHATVGGGTPNKSLYIGRAKHRGSLTPGSVDPETWQCHIAWGSDEHRKTYFEYLCRCSGRFVKSQGNHLPIGAIRGGYSEYGEPLFIGRVKMKEGYIVGKVQPSHAVCYIPYRGKEIAYKKYEILVQAD; translated from the exons ATGGTTAATCCTT TGACTCCTCCAGTGCTACGTGAACCAGTCTATTGGCACTTCGGTGACCAGACCCTGAACCGCGAGGCCAGGGATGCACGTCTCGATCGTCGAGATCGGTTGTCCGGATTACGGTGGGTCTGGGCCTGCAATGGTGCTGTTCCGGAGAATGGCATTCCGGCGGGGGGCTCCGGAAGCCGTAGATACTACATAGGAAGGGCGCACTACGAGGGATCGGTAACACCGGGCAGGGTGGATCTCAAACGTAAAGCGTGCAGCATTGCCTGGGGTGGAGACGaacatctgagaaatgtgtaTGAAGTCCTTTGCACACCTGGACATTTTGTGCGAATAACGGAGGAAAACACGGAATCGCTGCTATTAGCCAGCACGGCTGGAATGTCTGAAGAGGGTGAACCACTGTTCATTGGCCGAGTTGAGCACAAGGGCGAGATGATATACGGGAAGGTCCAACGTTCGCATGGAGTCTGCTACATTGCATACGAGGGCAAAGAACTAGCATTCAAAAGTTATGAATTGTTCGTAGCAAATGTTCCCATGCGTCTGGATAGCTCCTACTGGTTGCCAAACTTAAAGTCTGATATTCCGGAACACGCCACAGTTGGCGGAGGAACACCTAATAAATCCCTATATATAGGGCGAGCGAAGCATCGTGGCTCGCTTACTCCTGGATCGGTGGACCCTGAAACGTGGCAGTGCCATATCGCGTGGGGTTCAGACGAACATAGAAAGACATATTTTGAGTATCTGTGTCGCTGCAGTGGACGATTCGTGAAGTCACAAGGAAACCACTTGCCCATCGGAGCGATAAGAGGAGGGTATTCGGAATACGGAGAACCACTTTTCATTGGACGCGTGAAGATGAAGGAAGGTTACATAGTGGGGAAAGTTCAGCCATCGCACGCCGTTTGCTACATCCCTTATCGTGGAAAGGAAATAGCCTACAAAAAGTATGAAATACTGGTGCAAGCCGACTGA